TACAGGTGTAATGGGCTGAAAAACGACATTCCAAGCAGGGCCTTAATGCCCAATAGTGCGTGACTTGGTCTCGGTCCACTGATGCGGATGTACGTACCTTTTGTCTTGCAGGTAAAGTTTGAGCTTGTTGGCCAGCAGCGCCGTTTCCCAGCTCTCCGCCCCGTGCAAGCTATCATCCATGGTATCGTCGCCGGCAGCCAGGCGCGGCCGCTGGGTCAGTTCCCTGAGCATGTGCAGGAACAGCGCCCTGACGTTTAGCGTCTGCGACACGATGAGCAACGGGGAGCACTGAAAGTCAGCGCTCTTCACCCGTGGGTTCTCGCACACCATCCTCGCCAGCGTGGTCTTGCCGAGCCCACCGAACCCGACGACGGCGAGCACCCGGAGCCGCGCGTCGTCCTCCATCAGCCAGCCCACGAGCTCGTCCCTCGGCCCGTCGATGCCCACCAGCTGCGCCTCCTCGGTGAAGAGGGCGTGCAGCCGCGGGTCTAGGCGGCCGGAGACGCCGGAGCTGGACGCGTGGCTGCTGGCACGCCCGAGCGCCGTCTTTGGCGGCAGCACCCCGTACCTGGAACGCCGCTCGCCGGCGTCCCTGGCGCGAGTCTTCGGTTCTTGGAGCTGGGCCGCTATGCGCCGGTGACGGCGACCACCACCGCCTGATCCTAGCGTGGCGAGCAGACGGACAAAGCGGCGGAGGGACGCCATGACGGCGCCGCCGTCCCTGTCGAACGGCTGGCGGCCGCGGACGTAGTCGTCGATGCAGTCCTCGGCGTCGTAGGCGATCTCCCTCACCTGCTTCACCCAgacccggacctggtcgtcgtggCCGTCGGACGATTCGGCCAGACTACGGAGGAAGGCGGTCATGCTCTCGAGCTCGTCCTTGATGTACTGGACCTCGCCGTGGAGGCGCTGCACCGGCCAGCTCTCCTGCGCGAGGAGGCCGCCGAGCTTGCACAGGAGGCCTCGCACGGCGCCCTCGGTCAAGCTGATGATTGCACCCTCCATTTTCCAAACTGCAGCTTCTACCTTCCAGCCAGTATATTTATAGCGCATTTAGCACTTGCTGTTTCTTTAAGGAAAGTAGCGCGTGATTTTCAAGGCAACGTAACCACGCTCTGAAAAAAATGTGCAATGTTACCAATCACTAGTAgaaggcccgtgcgttgccacgggcttttaaaTATTTTTACCGTGTGCATATATAAACATAATGCATATCAAGTTTTACGTGTAAACATAATTGAAATCCATATCACACAAAATATTCTTCGATACAAAATGTAATTCGATAATGTATACATAGAAAGACACGCGATGCACAAAATAAAGAAAATGGTACAGAAACATAGTACTCTTTATTGTGCACTATATTACACAAGGTAGATAGCACCCTACATGACTTTTATGCTTAAGACCAATCATCTCACAAAGCATTTTCATTGTTATTAACCATTAATTAAAGACAACAGATGGAGCATTTTGTTACCTTTAAACAAATATTCCAAGATGCTGCAACCAGAACCTTAATACATTATGGAATTTCCTAACAAATATTACATAGACCCAAATATACAGCACAACATCCAATAAAAAATCATTATAATACACACCATCTAACTTAAAAGTCTGGCATATGAAAATTTAGACCTCCGATAGAAAATGCTGAATTTCAGCAGGAAATATCAAGTACATGCTTCCCT
The sequence above is drawn from the Triticum aestivum cultivar Chinese Spring unplaced genomic scaffold, IWGSC CS RefSeq v2.1 scaffold76364, whole genome shotgun sequence genome and encodes:
- the LOC123177586 gene encoding disease resistance protein PIK6-NP-like yields the protein MEGAIISLTEGAVRGLLCKLGGLLAQESWPVQRLHGEVQYIKDELESMTAFLRSLAESSDGHDDQVRVWVKQVREIAYDAEDCIDDYVRGRQPFDRDGGAVMASLRRFVRLLATLGSGGGGRRHRRIAAQLQEPKTRARDAGERRSRYGVLPPKTALGRASSHASSSGVSGRLDPRLHALFTEEAQLVGIDGPRDELVGWLMEDDARLRVLAVVGFGGLGKTTLARMVCENPRVKSADFQCSPLLIVSQTLNVRALFLHMLRELTQRPRLAAGDDTMDDSLHGAESWETALLANKLKLYLQDK